One genomic segment of Bos javanicus breed banteng chromosome 23, ARS-OSU_banteng_1.0, whole genome shotgun sequence includes these proteins:
- the LOC133236937 gene encoding BOLA class I histocompatibility antigen, alpha chain BL3-7-like isoform X2, whose amino-acid sequence MRVMRPRTLLLLLSGVLVLTETLAGSHSLRYFYTGVSRPGLGEPRFIIVGYVDDTQFVRFDSNTPNPRMEPRARWVEQEGPEYWDRNTRNAKDAAQTFRANLNTLRGYYNQSEAGSHTLQWMYGCDVGPDGRFLRGYRQDAYDGRDYIALNEDLRSWTAADTAAQITKRKWEAEGAAEGERNYLEGLCVEWLRRYLENGKDALLRADPPKAHVTHHPISDREVTLRCWALGFYPEEISLTWQREGEDQTQDMELVETRPSGDGTFQKWAALVVPSGEEQRYTCRVQHEGLQEPLTLKWTKEGRGAGASSQIKQEPFRTQFSKVRAQAEVRASSLASTEPPQTSFLTMGIIVGLVLLVVAVVAGAVIWRKKRSGEKGRIYTQAASNDSAQGSDVSLTVPKV is encoded by the exons ATGCGAGTTATGAGGCCGCGAaccctcctcctgctgctctcGGGGGTCCTGGTCCTGACCGAGACCCTGGCGG gctcCCACTCCCTGAGGTATTTCTACACCGGCGTGTCCCGGCCCGGCCTCGGGGAGCCCCGCTTCATCATTGTCGGCTACGTGGACGACACGCAGTTCGTGCGGTTCGACAGCAACACCCCGAATCCGAGGATGGAGCCGCGGGCGCGGTGGGTGGAGCAGGAGGGGCCGGAGTATTGGGATCGGAACACGCGAAACGCCAAGGACGCCGCACAGACTTTCCGGGCGAACCTGAACACCCTGCGCGGCTACTACAACCAGAGCGAGGCCG GGTCTCACACCCTCCAGTGGATGTACGGCTGCGACGTGGGGCCGGACGGACGTTTCCTCCGCGGGTACAGGCAGGACGCTTACGACGGCAGAGATTACATCGCCCTGAACGAGGACCTGCGCTCCTGGACCGCGGCGGACACGGCGGCTCAGATCACCAAGCGCAAGTGGGAGGCGGAAGGTGCTGCGGAGGGCGAGAGGAACTACCTGGAGGGCCTGTGCGTGGAGTGGCTCCGCAGATACCTGGAGAACGGGAAGGACGCGCTGCTGCGCGCAG ACCCTCCAAAGGCACATGTGACCCATCACCCCATCTCTGACCGTGAGGTCACCCTGaggtgctgggccctgggcttcTACCCTGAGGAGATCTCACTGACCTGGCAGCGTGAGGGGGAGGACCAGACCCAGGACATGGAGCTTGTGGAGACCAGGCCTTCAGGGGATGGAACCTTCCAGAAGTGGGCAGCCCTGGTGGTGCCTTCTGGAGAGGAGCAGAGATACACGTGCCGTGTGCAGCATGAGGGGCTTCAGGAGCCTCTCACCCTGAAATGGACTAAGGAGGGCCGTGGGGCTGGAGCTTCCTCTCAGATAAAGCAGGAGCCCTTCAGGACTCAGTTCAGCAAGGTCAGGGCTCAAGCTGAGGTCAGGGCCTCTTCCCTTGCCTCCACAGAACCTCCTCAGACCTCCTTCCTCACCATGGGCATCATTGTTGGCCTGGTTCTCCTCGTAGTAGCTGTGGTGGCTGGAGCTGTGATCTGGAGGAAGAAGCGCTCAG GTGAAAAAGGACGGATCTACACCCAGGCTGCAAGTAA TGACAGTGCCCAGGGCTCTGATGTGTCTCTCACGGTTCCTAAAG TTTGA
- the LOC133236937 gene encoding BOLA class I histocompatibility antigen, alpha chain BL3-7-like isoform X1, producing the protein MRVMRPRTLLLLLSGVLVLTETLAGSHSLRYFYTGVSRPGLGEPRFIIVGYVDDTQFVRFDSNTPNPRMEPRARWVEQEGPEYWDRNTRNAKDAAQTFRANLNTLRGYYNQSEAGSHTLQWMYGCDVGPDGRFLRGYRQDAYDGRDYIALNEDLRSWTAADTAAQITKRKWEAEGAAEGERNYLEGLCVEWLRRYLENGKDALLRADPPKAHVTHHPISDREVTLRCWALGFYPEEISLTWQREGEDQTQDMELVETRPSGDGTFQKWAALVVPSGEEQRYTCRVQHEGLQEPLTLKWTKEGRGAGASSQIKQEPFRTQFSKVRAQAEVRASSLASTEPPQTSFLTMGIIVGLVLLVVAVVAGAVIWRKKRSGEKGRIYTQAASSDSAQGSDVSLTVPKV; encoded by the exons ATGCGAGTTATGAGGCCGCGAaccctcctcctgctgctctcGGGGGTCCTGGTCCTGACCGAGACCCTGGCGG gctcCCACTCCCTGAGGTATTTCTACACCGGCGTGTCCCGGCCCGGCCTCGGGGAGCCCCGCTTCATCATTGTCGGCTACGTGGACGACACGCAGTTCGTGCGGTTCGACAGCAACACCCCGAATCCGAGGATGGAGCCGCGGGCGCGGTGGGTGGAGCAGGAGGGGCCGGAGTATTGGGATCGGAACACGCGAAACGCCAAGGACGCCGCACAGACTTTCCGGGCGAACCTGAACACCCTGCGCGGCTACTACAACCAGAGCGAGGCCG GGTCTCACACCCTCCAGTGGATGTACGGCTGCGACGTGGGGCCGGACGGACGTTTCCTCCGCGGGTACAGGCAGGACGCTTACGACGGCAGAGATTACATCGCCCTGAACGAGGACCTGCGCTCCTGGACCGCGGCGGACACGGCGGCTCAGATCACCAAGCGCAAGTGGGAGGCGGAAGGTGCTGCGGAGGGCGAGAGGAACTACCTGGAGGGCCTGTGCGTGGAGTGGCTCCGCAGATACCTGGAGAACGGGAAGGACGCGCTGCTGCGCGCAG ACCCTCCAAAGGCACATGTGACCCATCACCCCATCTCTGACCGTGAGGTCACCCTGaggtgctgggccctgggcttcTACCCTGAGGAGATCTCACTGACCTGGCAGCGTGAGGGGGAGGACCAGACCCAGGACATGGAGCTTGTGGAGACCAGGCCTTCAGGGGATGGAACCTTCCAGAAGTGGGCAGCCCTGGTGGTGCCTTCTGGAGAGGAGCAGAGATACACGTGCCGTGTGCAGCATGAGGGGCTTCAGGAGCCTCTCACCCTGAAATGGACTAAGGAGGGCCGTGGGGCTGGAGCTTCCTCTCAGATAAAGCAGGAGCCCTTCAGGACTCAGTTCAGCAAGGTCAGGGCTCAAGCTGAGGTCAGGGCCTCTTCCCTTGCCTCCACAGAACCTCCTCAGACCTCCTTCCTCACCATGGGCATCATTGTTGGCCTGGTTCTCCTCGTAGTAGCTGTGGTGGCTGGAGCTGTGATCTGGAGGAAGAAGCGCTCAG GTGAAAAAGGACGGATCTACACCCAGGCTGCAA GCAGTGACAGTGCCCAGGGCTCTGATGTGTCTCTCACGGTTCCTAAAG TTTGA